Proteins co-encoded in one Opitutus terrae PB90-1 genomic window:
- a CDS encoding ABC transporter permease: MLRFIARRLFETIPVLLVLITATFFMIRFVPGGPFTAEKAVTPEVLRNLEAHYGLDQPLHRQYLDYLRSLLHGDLGPSFKYPNRTVNEIIADKLPTSLELGAWSLLVALGIGLPLGVLAAVKRNTWLDYLASSSAMIGICVPTFVMGPLLVLLFGIQLRWVNASGWYEPVDRVLPSLVLGFFYAAYIMRLTRGGMLEVLHQDYIRTARAKGASEARVIFRHALRGGILPVVSFLGPAIAGILTGSFVIETIFQIPGLGREFVNSAFNRDYTLVLGTVILYAVLVVAMNLVVDVVQVWLNPKLKFE, encoded by the coding sequence ATGCTCCGTTTCATCGCCCGCCGCCTATTCGAGACCATCCCGGTCTTGTTGGTCCTGATCACGGCGACGTTTTTCATGATCCGGTTCGTACCCGGAGGTCCGTTCACCGCGGAAAAAGCCGTCACGCCCGAAGTGCTGCGCAACCTCGAGGCCCACTACGGACTCGATCAACCGCTGCACCGACAATATCTCGACTACCTCCGCAGCCTCCTGCACGGCGATCTCGGGCCGTCCTTCAAATACCCCAACCGCACGGTCAACGAGATCATCGCCGACAAGCTCCCCACCTCACTCGAACTCGGCGCGTGGTCGTTGCTCGTCGCGCTGGGAATCGGGCTGCCGCTCGGTGTGTTGGCGGCGGTGAAGCGCAACACTTGGCTCGACTACCTCGCCTCCTCGTCGGCGATGATCGGAATCTGCGTGCCGACATTCGTCATGGGCCCGCTGCTGGTTCTGCTCTTCGGGATCCAGCTGCGCTGGGTCAACGCGTCCGGCTGGTATGAACCGGTCGATCGCGTGCTCCCCTCGCTCGTGCTCGGATTCTTTTACGCGGCCTACATCATGCGTCTCACTCGTGGCGGCATGCTCGAGGTGCTGCACCAGGACTACATTCGCACGGCGCGCGCCAAGGGCGCCAGCGAAGCCCGCGTAATCTTTCGGCATGCGCTGCGCGGCGGCATCCTGCCCGTCGTGTCGTTTCTCGGGCCGGCGATCGCTGGCATTCTCACCGGCTCGTTTGTCATCGAGACGATTTTCCAGATTCCCGGGCTCGGCCGCGAATTCGTGAACAGTGCCTTCAACCGCGACTACACGCTCGTACTCGGCACCGTCATCCTTTACGCGGTGCTCGTCGTCGCGATGAACCTTGTCGTCGACGTCGTTCAGGTCTGGCTCAACCCGAAGCTGAAGTTCGAGTGA
- a CDS encoding DUF721 domain-containing protein gives MPEEPPRQLSKLAEELVGDLRGLGSAEPRRSVKRPTQDLKSVVEQLVTKYHIGQESAEQTIRDHWVEIVGAANASYSHAASIERNRLLVLTSHSVVRNELFHHREQIVERIRQLPGCGGVKSLNLRAG, from the coding sequence ATGCCCGAAGAGCCGCCACGTCAGCTCAGCAAACTCGCCGAGGAGCTCGTCGGCGACTTGCGCGGCTTGGGCTCGGCGGAGCCACGTCGCTCGGTCAAACGCCCCACGCAGGACCTCAAGTCGGTCGTGGAGCAGCTGGTCACCAAGTATCACATCGGCCAGGAATCCGCGGAGCAGACGATCCGCGATCACTGGGTCGAAATCGTCGGCGCCGCCAACGCCAGCTACTCGCATGCCGCGAGCATTGAGCGCAACCGGCTGCTCGTCCTCACCAGCCACTCGGTCGTGCGGAACGAGCTGTTCCATCACCGCGAGCAGATTGTGGAGCGAATCCGCCAACTGCCCGGCTGCGGCGGCGTCAAGTCGTTGAATTTGCGCGCGGGGTAG
- a CDS encoding ABC transporter permease — translation MRSLSPASLPSAELAPDQLEQGSSLWSDALHRLRKNRLAVFGAGVLLVLALLCAFGPLFAQSYQEQNLELGAMAPSAAHWLGTDTLGRDLFSRVLYGGRISLTVGLVATFVALTIGVTYGAVAGYFGGKTDIVMMRIVDILYALPFTIFVILLMVFFGRNIFLLFFAIGAVEWLTMARIVRGQVLSIKKMEFIEAARSLGFGKRRIIFRHMIPNILGPIIVYATLTIPAVMLLEAFLSFLGLGVQPPMSSWGVLIKDGAEKMEEFWWLLVFPGGIFSLTLFSLNFLGDGLRDALDVRSSKD, via the coding sequence ATGCGTTCCCTTTCTCCCGCCTCTCTTCCCTCCGCCGAGCTCGCGCCCGACCAGCTCGAGCAGGGTTCGTCGTTGTGGAGCGATGCGCTGCACCGGCTGCGGAAAAACCGGTTGGCGGTCTTTGGCGCCGGCGTGCTGCTCGTGCTCGCACTGCTCTGCGCGTTCGGCCCGCTGTTCGCGCAATCCTACCAAGAGCAGAACCTGGAGCTGGGCGCCATGGCGCCCAGTGCCGCGCACTGGCTCGGCACCGACACGCTCGGCCGTGACCTCTTTTCGCGCGTGCTCTACGGCGGCCGGATCTCGCTCACGGTCGGATTGGTCGCGACGTTCGTGGCGCTGACGATCGGCGTCACCTACGGCGCGGTCGCGGGCTACTTCGGCGGCAAGACCGATATCGTGATGATGCGGATCGTCGACATCCTCTACGCGCTGCCGTTCACGATTTTCGTGATCCTGCTGATGGTGTTCTTCGGTCGGAACATCTTCCTGCTGTTCTTCGCGATCGGCGCAGTGGAATGGCTGACGATGGCGCGGATCGTTCGCGGTCAGGTGCTCTCGATCAAGAAAATGGAATTCATCGAGGCCGCACGCTCGCTCGGCTTCGGCAAGCGCCGGATCATTTTCCGCCACATGATCCCGAACATCCTCGGCCCGATCATCGTCTACGCGACGCTCACGATTCCGGCGGTCATGCTGCTCGAGGCGTTCCTCAGTTTCCTTGGACTCGGCGTGCAACCGCCGATGAGCTCGTGGGGCGTGTTGATCAAGGACGGCGCGGAAAAGATGGAGGAGTTCTGGTGGCTGCTGGTGTTTCCCGGCGGGATTTTTTCGCTCACGCTGTTTTCGCTGAACTTCCTGGGCGACGGCTTGCGCGACGCGCTCGACGTGCGCTCGTCGAAAGATTGA
- a CDS encoding ECF-type sigma factor, with product MKDGEITRVLQRIEQGDAHAAEELLPLVYAELRRLAAARLAAEAGGQTLQPTALVHEAWLRLGGDAQPQWANRAHFFAAAAESMRRILIDNARRKKAERHGGSLAKVSASATGFDVAAPEADDEELLLINEALEALAAHDSRKAELVKQKYFAGLTLEEAAEVLGISVRTAKRDWAYARAWLFNEIQRLRGSA from the coding sequence GTGAAGGACGGAGAGATCACGCGCGTGCTGCAGCGGATCGAACAAGGCGACGCCCACGCCGCCGAGGAGCTGTTGCCTCTCGTCTACGCCGAGCTGCGCCGGCTCGCCGCCGCCCGCCTGGCGGCCGAAGCAGGCGGGCAGACGTTGCAGCCGACCGCCCTCGTGCACGAAGCCTGGCTGCGATTGGGCGGCGACGCCCAGCCGCAGTGGGCCAATCGCGCCCACTTTTTCGCCGCCGCCGCCGAGAGCATGCGGCGTATCCTGATCGACAATGCCCGACGCAAAAAGGCGGAGCGTCACGGCGGCTCGCTCGCGAAAGTGAGCGCGAGCGCCACCGGCTTCGACGTGGCCGCTCCCGAGGCCGACGACGAGGAGTTGCTGTTGATCAACGAAGCTCTCGAAGCCCTCGCCGCGCACGATTCCCGCAAGGCCGAACTCGTGAAACAGAAATACTTCGCCGGACTCACGCTCGAAGAGGCCGCTGAGGTGCTGGGCATTTCGGTCCGCACCGCCAAGCGCGATTGGGCCTACGCTCGCGCCTGGCTGTTCAATGAAATCCAGCGGCTGCGCGGCTCGGCGTAA
- a CDS encoding ABC transporter ATP-binding protein, translated as MQRFRPYFHYLRPLRGQLILALFCLCIYSAASGFGLPTMLQIVFKPIFEAEARNLTVMEIAGLAMIIPAVFFLRGISGYFSSYLFQFIGTRVLEGIRLDYFRKLQVLPLAELQKHAAGDFTSRVINDAQQVQTVITALANDGIKHPLTLVAAVGFVIYAAFHSNVGIAVLCLAIVPLCVFPIRFVARKVLRRAHQAQAQIGSLSSQVTENLAAVREVRAFGLEERSTQRFHATSRELFAAQLKIVKYAQALNPIIEVISAGGIALTLIFAYESGVTLTDLTAVLLALYMCYDPVKKLGYLNTDLKRGAAALDRLEPVLHAPVAIADPATPVPITRLRGDIAFDHVTFAYNGGEPALRDASITIPAGTVCALVGPSGAGKTTFANLVPRFYEVGAGRVTVDGHDVRALRLADLRRNIAIVSQDPVLFNDTIYNNLLLGRPDATREEVVAAAVDAHADEFIRSFSDGYDSTVGERGALLSGGQKQRLALARAFLRNAPILILDEATSALDSQSEQMIQEALKKLVVGKTVLIIAHRFSTIRDATMILVFDRGEIVASGAHAELYAGNELYKSLYDQQNVGATIGNGL; from the coding sequence ATGCAACGCTTCCGCCCCTATTTCCACTACCTGCGGCCGCTGCGCGGGCAGTTGATCTTGGCGCTGTTCTGCTTGTGCATCTATTCCGCCGCGAGCGGCTTCGGTCTGCCCACGATGCTGCAGATCGTATTCAAGCCGATCTTCGAGGCCGAGGCCCGCAACCTCACGGTCATGGAGATTGCCGGATTGGCCATGATCATCCCGGCCGTGTTCTTCCTCCGCGGCATCTCGGGCTATTTCAGCTCCTACCTTTTCCAATTCATCGGCACGCGCGTGCTTGAGGGCATCCGGCTCGATTATTTCCGCAAACTCCAGGTACTGCCGCTGGCCGAACTCCAAAAACACGCGGCCGGTGATTTCACCTCGCGCGTGATCAACGACGCGCAACAGGTCCAGACCGTCATCACCGCGCTCGCCAACGACGGCATCAAGCACCCGCTCACGCTGGTCGCCGCGGTCGGTTTCGTGATCTACGCCGCGTTCCACAGCAACGTCGGCATCGCCGTCCTGTGCCTCGCCATCGTGCCGCTCTGCGTATTCCCCATCCGGTTCGTCGCGCGGAAGGTCCTCCGCCGCGCCCATCAGGCCCAGGCGCAAATCGGCTCGCTGTCCTCGCAGGTCACCGAAAACCTGGCCGCCGTGCGCGAGGTGCGCGCCTTCGGACTCGAAGAGCGCTCCACGCAGCGTTTTCACGCCACGAGCCGCGAGCTGTTCGCGGCGCAGCTGAAGATCGTGAAGTATGCCCAGGCGCTGAATCCCATCATCGAGGTGATCTCCGCCGGCGGCATCGCGCTGACGCTCATCTTCGCCTACGAGAGCGGCGTCACCCTCACGGACCTCACCGCGGTCTTGCTGGCGCTCTACATGTGCTACGATCCGGTCAAGAAGCTCGGTTATCTCAACACCGATCTGAAACGGGGCGCGGCCGCTCTCGACCGGCTCGAGCCGGTCCTTCACGCCCCCGTGGCCATCGCCGATCCGGCCACTCCCGTGCCGATCACCCGGCTCCGCGGCGACATCGCGTTCGACCACGTGACATTCGCCTACAATGGCGGCGAGCCGGCGCTGCGCGATGCTTCGATCACCATCCCCGCGGGGACGGTTTGCGCGCTGGTCGGTCCCAGCGGCGCCGGCAAGACCACGTTCGCCAACCTGGTGCCGCGCTTCTACGAAGTGGGTGCCGGCCGTGTCACCGTTGATGGCCACGACGTGCGCGCGCTCCGGCTCGCGGACCTCCGCCGCAACATCGCGATCGTCTCGCAGGACCCGGTGCTGTTCAACGACACCATCTACAACAACCTCTTGCTGGGCCGGCCCGACGCCACGCGCGAAGAAGTCGTCGCCGCGGCCGTCGACGCGCATGCCGACGAATTCATCCGCAGCTTTTCCGACGGCTACGACTCGACCGTCGGTGAGCGCGGCGCGCTTTTGTCGGGCGGACAAAAGCAGCGGCTCGCGCTGGCCCGCGCGTTCCTGCGCAACGCCCCCATCCTCATCCTCGATGAGGCGACCTCGGCGCTCGATTCGCAGAGCGAGCAGATGATTCAGGAGGCACTCAAGAAGCTCGTGGTGGGCAAGACCGTGCTGATCATTGCGCATCGGTTTAGTACGATCCGCGACGCGACCATGATCCTCGTGTTCGACCGCGGCGAGATCGTCGCGTCCGGCGCCCACGCCGAACTCTACGCCGGCAACGAACTCTACAAGTCGCTCTACGATCAGCAGAATGTCGGCGCGACGATCGGCAACGGGTTGTAG
- the rpsO gene encoding 30S ribosomal protein S15: MSTTVVKPEIIAQYKTHDKDTGSSEVQVALLTARINHLTEHLRTHRKDFHSRRGLLQMASRRRKLLDYLKKHDLPKYTELLQKLNLRK; encoded by the coding sequence ATGTCCACGACCGTCGTTAAACCCGAAATCATCGCTCAGTATAAGACTCACGACAAAGACACCGGCTCGTCCGAGGTCCAGGTCGCGTTGCTCACCGCCCGGATCAACCACTTGACCGAGCACCTGCGCACGCACCGCAAGGACTTCCACTCGCGCCGCGGTCTGCTGCAGATGGCCAGCCGTCGTCGTAAGCTCCTCGATTACCTCAAGAAGCACGACCTGCCGAAGTATACCGAACTCCTGCAGAAGCTGAACCTCCGCAAGTAA
- a CDS encoding glycine-rich protein: MKPATIVFSATGTIQTYRVEMPGMYAIEAAGAQAGATVVDSGAKGARLSGMFSLKKGDLLKIVVGRRGAPANAPHQLLGGSGGSSLVWTGSSDLPQPIKLMLSARGGKAAHASPVAASIAADVGGWMMHPEIDPATTQALSTQWTRVAETRSDSTLADHVRIDRAGYNAGAFPSARPNVQEGDGFVSIRPVMAESTDSESAPILSEQPASHNSGGTRSATGGQVLSSSAPATAAVPPPTKAPSPTVLPQVAPRARLLDHLLRSRRPGKRE; encoded by the coding sequence ATGAAGCCCGCGACCATCGTCTTTTCCGCTACCGGCACCATCCAGACCTATCGCGTGGAGATGCCTGGCATGTATGCGATTGAAGCCGCTGGCGCTCAAGCCGGCGCCACCGTAGTCGACTCCGGGGCGAAAGGCGCACGACTCAGCGGCATGTTTTCTCTCAAGAAAGGCGACCTCCTCAAGATCGTCGTGGGCCGTCGCGGCGCTCCCGCCAACGCGCCGCACCAACTGCTGGGCGGCAGCGGGGGATCCTCGCTGGTGTGGACCGGTTCGTCGGATTTGCCCCAGCCCATCAAGCTGATGCTTTCCGCGCGCGGCGGCAAAGCGGCGCACGCTTCGCCGGTGGCCGCGAGCATTGCCGCCGATGTCGGAGGCTGGATGATGCATCCGGAAATTGATCCGGCCACCACCCAGGCGCTGTCGACACAGTGGACGCGGGTTGCCGAAACCCGCAGTGACAGCACGCTCGCGGACCACGTCCGGATCGACCGCGCGGGCTACAATGCGGGCGCATTTCCCAGTGCCAGGCCCAACGTCCAGGAAGGCGACGGCTTTGTCTCGATTCGACCGGTCATGGCTGAATCCACCGACTCTGAATCCGCGCCCATCCTGTCGGAGCAACCTGCGAGTCACAATTCCGGCGGGACCCGCTCCGCTACCGGCGGGCAGGTCCTCAGCAGTTCCGCGCCGGCAACCGCCGCGGTCCCTCCGCCCACCAAAGCTCCCTCGCCAACGGTGCTGCCGCAAGTCGCGCCACGCGCCCGCCTGCTGGATCACCTGCTGCGCAGCCGTCGCCCCGGAAAGCGCGAGTAG